One window from the genome of Xiphophorus hellerii strain 12219 chromosome 16, Xiphophorus_hellerii-4.1, whole genome shotgun sequence encodes:
- the LOC116736210 gene encoding protein TsetseEP codes for MDLDPVVLLPAVLFTVVAVYLASSLLRRKPDRPSSSSAGTNKPKVGYGDDVPQSRPPGEPLLSTGPEPEPAEKKRAFPELKVKAAPEPDPEPVTVPEPVKLPEPVIKQAPAQEPFPEPNKIQESSTEPLAVSVPATEPEPAIEPEPAVEPEPAKEPEPAVEPEPAKEPEPAKEPEPAVEPEPAKEPEPAVEPEPAKQNLGKPSPEPTAAQKLVPETLKSVESVPEPEPALEPVMVTKILADSSVVPVPEPESAAAPEPNSVPEPVKVPDPEPEPEVVQQSETEPEVEKVDGSGPEPAAETVSEPTGPVAEEPEPEHNSLNDVVAAAAQNESSKLETLMEEQS; via the exons ATGGACCTGGACCCGGTCGTCCTCCTGCCCGCCGTCCTCTTCACGGTGGTCGCGGTTTATTTGGCTTCATCGCTGCTCCGCCGGAAGCCCGAcagaccctcctcctcctcggccGGCACCAACAAGCCCAAAGTCGGATACGGAGACGATGTTCCTCAGTCCAGACCGCCGGGAGAACCGCTGCTCTCCAcgggaccagaaccagaaccagcagagaaGAAGCGGGCCTTCCCGGAGTTGAAAGTGAAG GCGGCACCAGAACCCGATCCAGAACCAGTGACAGTACCGGAACCAGTGAAGCTACCAGAACCGGTCATCAAACAAGCACCAGCTCAAGAACCTtttccagaaccaaacaaaataCAAGAATCATCTACAGAACCATTAGCAGTTTCAGTACCTgcgacagaaccagaaccagccatagaaccagaaccagctgtagaaccagaaccagctaaagaaccagaaccagctgtagaaccagaaccagctaaagaaccagaaccagctaaagaaccagaaccagctgtagaaccagaaccagctaaagaaccagaaccagctgtagaaccagaaccagctaaGCAGAATTTGGGGAAACCTTCCCCAGAACCGACAGCAGCTCAGAAACTTGTCcctgaaacattaaaatctgtAGAATCtgtaccagaaccagaaccggctcTAGAACCAGTGATGGTCACAAAGATTCTAGCCGACTCATCTGTTGTACCtgtaccagaaccagaatcagctgcagctccagAACCCAATTCTGTCCCAGAACCAGTTAAGGTTcctgatccagaaccagaacctgaagtGGTCCAACAGTCAGAGACTGAACCAGAAGTTGAGAAGGTGGATGGgtccggaccagaaccagcagctgaaaCGGTCTCTGAACCCACAGGGCCCGTGGCAGAGGAACCGGAACCGGAGCATAACTCTCTGAACG atgttgttgcagctgcagctcaaaatgAATCCAGCAAGTTGGAGACGCTGATGGAGGAGCAGAG CTGA
- the LOC116735395 gene encoding NACHT, LRR and PYD domains-containing protein 14-like yields MSNPSHLKHLDMGLNNKLQDSGMKQLCAFLENSESRLKTLRLLECSLTGIACAYLASALKSNPSHLTYLDMSGNNLQDSGVKHLCAFMETPNCKLQKLSLWGCRLSGTSCASIVSALNTNPSFLKRLDLRDNNLQDSDVEQLLDLVESPQFRLQRLRWK; encoded by the exons ATGTCAAATCCTTCTCATTTGAAACATCTGGACATGGGTCTGAACAATAAGCTGCAGGATTCTGGCATGAAACAGCTTTGTGCCTTTCTAGAAAATTCAGAAAGTAGACTGAAGACACTCAG ATTGCTAGAATGTAGCCTAACTGGAATAGCCTGTGCTTATTTGGCCTctgctctgaagtccaacccctcccatctgacaTATCTGGACATGAGTGGGAACAACCTTCAGGACTCAGGTGTGAAGCACCTGTGTGCTTTCATGGAGACTCCTAACTGCAAACTGCAGAAACTGAG TCTGTGGGGCTGCAGGCTATCAGGAACCAGCTGTGCTTCTATAGTCTCGGCCCTAAACACCAACCCGTCTTTTCTGAAGCGTCTGGATCTGAGagacaacaacctgcaggattcagatgtggagcagctgctggatCTGGTGGAGAGTCCACAATTCAGACTGCAAAGGCTGAG ATGGAAATGA